In Solanum lycopersicum chromosome 3, SLM_r2.1, the genomic stretch CCTAAGGTCATTATACTTTTTTGTCGAATCCTAGTAAATTGAGTAGAAAGACCCATGGGCTTCTTCTAGGATCCGGTCTCTCAACCCATCTACCGTGGGAACACATAATCTCCATTTGCACCTTAAAATACCATCCCCACCAGGGAAAATGCCTCATTGAGCTTGCTGAGGACCATTTCCTtaaactccatcaatgatttgtcaaggtgttgcttaaacttcacctcaaccaccaatgATGACTTGGAGTTATCGTGGACCATGAAACTACCATACGAAGAATCTTATAATCTCACTCCCAACCTAGCCAACCTGTGTACATCCCTCACTAGGTCTTTGTTGGCTTCATCAACGTGATATACACTACACAGTCATATGACTTAGGGCATCTGCAACCACATTAGGCTTTCCAgggtgatagaggacactcatgtcataatctttcaagaTGTTCATCGTACAAGTAAtacctccatattttcaaagcaaacaccacgACTGCTAACttaaggtcatgagtgggatagtttcgCTCATGTAGCTTAAGTTTCCTAGCGACATAGACTAtcactttcccatgttgcataaccACATACCCAAACCCTCTCCGGATGtgtcacaatatacaacaaaaccctttgtaccctccagTAAAGTCAATACCGGAGCGGAACTGatcctatctttcaacaattggaaaGTTTTCTCGCATGCCTCCGACCATTCAAATCTCTTacacttttgggtcaaagtaatCAAGGATGATGCAATGGATGAAAAACCATCCACGAACCTCCGctaataacctgctagacccaagaaactcttaaTGTGATTTGGAGTCAATGGtataggccaatttttcaccgcctccATTTTTCTTGGGTCTACCTCAACTCCTTTACTAGAGATGATATGCAAAAGAAATTCCACCGACCTCAAACAAAACTCACACTTCCTATATTTGGCAAAGAATTGATGTTTCTTAAGGGTTTTCAACACTacctcaaatgacccatatgatcactCTCATTCTTCAAATATACAATGATATcttcaatgaagacaatgacaatgAATCTAGTTAAttttgaaacaccctattcattaggtttATAAACGTCTCCGGAGCATTGGCAAGACCAGAAGACATTACAAAGAACTCATAATTACCATATCTAGTCCAGAATGCCGTccttggtatatcctcacctcttacCCTAAGTTAATGATACCCCGActtcaagtcaatcttagaaaagtataTTTCCCCTTGGAGTTCATCAAACATGTcttcaatccgagggagaggatacttattcttcttcacaaataaaactgagtaccccatggagaaatactaggtcttataaaacctttgtctagtaaatctttgagttgagccttcaactttTTCAATTCGGCCAGAGCCAtccaataaggaggaattgaaataatatttgtatcTGGTAGCAAATCAATACCGAAATCAATTTCCTGTTCACGAGGAGTAccgggaaggtcattaggaCAAACCTTCATAAATTCACTCACAATGGGGACAatctcaatgggaggaatttcgaAGTCTAGATCTTTGAATCTTAAAATATGGTATCGACAACCTTTATAGATAATTTTTCATGCCTTTAGACAAGAGATGAtacaacctctaggaatagattttcctcccttccactctacaacgaattcatttggaaagttaaacttcaccatcCTTGTCCTGCAATTCATAGaagcaaagcaagcatgcaaccaatccatacccaatataacataaaaatcaatcaTATTGAGTTCTAatagttcaacataagaaactctattggacaacattataggacaatttttaTATACGATTTTAGCAACAACcaactcacccaccagagtagacagtataaaaggttcatgcaaaatataaggtaaaatatcaaactttttatctACTAGAGGAGTAGCAAAGGGTAAATTATAGTCAGGATCAAGTAATTCACATACTTCAGTAGATAAAACTtgcaacataccggtcaccatgTCAGGAGAAGTCTCTTTCTCACTCTTAGAGCAGGGAGTATACAAGTTGTTCTTCTTTGGTGCCTCATTAGAACCACTTACTTGAGATTGACTACTACCTTTGTCTTGACTCCTCACATTAGGGCAATCCCTCACCTTGTGCCCACTCTTTTCATAACCAAAACAATTATCCGTCCCCTTAAGGCCatcaccatagtgcttcttcCTACATTTCCCACAAGTTGTCTTCTCGGTTAGTGAATTAGTACATTTTCCATTCTTcaatttagggttagacaccctatcaccactagcttTTGGGATCTTGGAAGGTACTTGACTTGAAACGtgcttcttaaatctaggcttggTTTGCATCTCAaccctattctttgaagaacctccatcaaaagatctttcCCTCTTAGCATCATTACTCATCCTCCTAGCCCTTGTCTCTTCTACATGCTTGGCATTCACCATAAGACGAGAAATTTTCATGTTGTCGTGTAGCATAGCCGAATGAAACTCCTCTTGAAAATCATTCGACACCTCCGTCACAAAGcaactcatttcatctctaggatcgaaaatcaaagaaggagcatatttcgACAAtatagtgaatttcaaagagtattcatgaGCACTCATATCTCCTTGGCAAAAGTTGATGATCTCCACTACTTTTTCCTCtctcatctccctaggaaagaaccacAAAACAAAAGCCTTCTTAGTGATCTCCCAAATCAATGGACCACCTCTCAAgggcctattatccctccatttcACAAACCATGCTTGCGCCACGTTCTTGAGTTGATAATTTTCTAACTGACCTTCTCACTTGTGAACAACCCCATTGCCAAAAGTATCTTATAGACTTCATTCGATGAATTCTTCGGGGTCTTCCTCAATCTTAGACCCGTAGAAGGTAGGAGGGTTCATTTCAGTAAAGTCTCTTAGATGGGAAaccatagtagtgacttgttaATGAGGACGAGGCACAACCTCCCATTTTGCATGAGCTGTCATAGCTTGGTCTTGAGCGGTGGCCTTTTGTGCTTGAGTGGTCATAGCTTGGTCCATTTAAAGAAGAGTGGTTCTTATATTCTCatctgtcaaaggaggaggattgacCGGTGCTTGCTCTATGGTAGAACCTTCTTAAggtggaggaacttgatcaccatggGGAGGAGCTCCCACATTGGAAATTTCCTCTTTGAGTCTCCGAGAGGCATTCCTTTGAGTGTTCATTCTTCCTATAAGCACAAAAATAggattatattaaaaatcacACCATAGGTATACTCTAATGGCAGGATATAGGATTTCtaagaaagagagtgattcctaagcatcacataggtTCCTATTAATAAGTGTGtgcacttcacaattatgaatacaaacctacataaaCATGGTAGATAGAAAGACATAACTCAACAATATTCAAATTgatactctgataccaagtttgtcatatcTGAGTTTACCCCCTATATGGAACTGGTGTCTTCATCCTTTCTCATGGTCTAAGAATATCCTCTTaatctcatgtcattacattcataggttgaaagtgcgaaaaaattagaacttttcattttatatacttgtaggtttacatagacctctacatacacataatatagtcGTATGGAGTATACATTGACCCTTCATAGaagaaggttacatagccttctacttttattgaacatacatatatataagatagaaggATAGTCTCGAAGATTGTCTCATCTTATACAATCTAAACGAT encodes the following:
- the LOC138347495 gene encoding uncharacterized protein is translated as MREEKVVEIINFCQGDMSAHEYSLKFTILSKYAPSLIFDPRDEMSCFVTEVSNDFQEEFHSAMLHDNMKISRLMVNAKHVEETRARRMSNDAKRERSFDGGSSKNRVEMQTKPRFKKHVSSQVPSKIPKASGDRVSNPKLKNGKCTNSLTEKTTCGKCRKKHYGDGLKGTDNCFGYEKSGHKVRDCPNVRSQDKGSSQSQVSGSNEAPKKNNLYTPCSKSEKETSPDMVTGMLQVLSTEVCELLDPDYNLPFATPLVDKKFDILPYILHEPFILSTLVCPNDLPGTPREQEIDFGIDLLPDTNIISIPPYWMALAELKKLKAQLKDLLDKGFIRPSISPWGTQFYL